The following proteins are encoded in a genomic region of Dyadobacter sp. UC 10:
- a CDS encoding CheR family methyltransferase, giving the protein MVLIEYAHLEILITQIREASGFDFSGYARPSLLRQANRYLTKCKLTFEELLSQLQPDSAIVFDLIEEMTVNYSEMFRDPEFFIRIQGEVFTYLESYPAPRFWVAGCASGEEAFSLAILLKESGYLDRSLIYATDLNNKVLTAARDGVFTLGSVRTFSENYLLANGKNSLSDYYHVSYNKAVISPDVRKNIVFSLHDLSGDGVFNEFQFISCRNVMIYFTLELRQRVFRLLYESLSMLGFLCLGKRETLRYSGIEQNFRVVDSVLNIYQKIK; this is encoded by the coding sequence GTTATGCCCGGCCATCATTGCTTCGGCAGGCAAACAGGTACCTGACAAAGTGCAAATTAACATTCGAGGAATTGCTTTCTCAACTGCAACCGGATAGTGCGATCGTTTTTGACCTGATTGAAGAAATGACGGTCAACTACTCCGAAATGTTCAGGGACCCGGAGTTTTTTATTCGGATTCAAGGCGAGGTGTTTACGTATCTGGAATCTTACCCTGCCCCCCGTTTCTGGGTAGCGGGATGCGCTTCCGGTGAAGAAGCTTTTTCGCTGGCTATCCTGCTGAAAGAATCGGGCTATCTCGACAGGTCATTGATTTACGCCACTGATTTAAACAATAAAGTACTCACAGCAGCGAGGGACGGCGTTTTTACATTGGGTAGTGTGCGTACTTTCTCTGAAAACTATTTACTGGCAAATGGTAAGAATTCCTTGTCAGATTATTATCACGTTTCCTATAATAAGGCTGTAATATCCCCTGATGTACGCAAGAATATCGTTTTTTCCTTACACGATCTCTCGGGAGACGGGGTCTTCAATGAATTTCAGTTTATTAGTTGCCGGAATGTGATGATTTATTTTACACTGGAATTAAGGCAGCGTGTATTCAGATTGCTATATGAAAGCCTCAGTATGCTCGGCTTTCTTTGTCTGGGAAAAAGAGAAACGCTGCGGTACTCGGGTATCGAGCAGAATTTCAGGGTAGTTGATAGTGTTCTAAACATTTATCAAAAAATAAAATGA
- a CDS encoding chemotaxis protein CheB, which produces MSGIAMPVPLSLMLFGGSSGSMGLFEEVLKLVKYPPGCALIFVLHRGKSSTAHFPELFRNKTDIFMSEPNHLDEIKPNCIYFALPDYHLLIGPDHRFYYDLSDKDFFSRPSIDATFSSAAVSGIPVRAALLFSGSSRDGAFGLRLLAEKGFTTYVLDPAEAGSARMPHEALKLYDGHQIIRRQNFTITINDILYSKGV; this is translated from the coding sequence ATGAGTGGAATTGCAATGCCTGTGCCGCTTAGTCTGATGCTTTTCGGAGGGTCTTCGGGGAGTATGGGCCTGTTTGAGGAGGTTTTGAAGCTGGTTAAATACCCGCCCGGGTGCGCACTTATATTTGTATTGCATCGCGGGAAGTCCAGTACTGCTCATTTTCCGGAGTTGTTCAGGAATAAAACGGACATTTTCATGAGCGAACCAAATCATCTTGACGAAATAAAACCCAATTGCATTTATTTCGCGCTGCCTGATTACCATTTGCTGATAGGTCCCGATCACCGTTTTTATTATGATCTTTCGGACAAGGACTTTTTTTCGAGACCGTCTATTGATGCCACTTTCAGCTCTGCGGCTGTCTCGGGTATTCCGGTCAGAGCTGCGTTGCTTTTTTCTGGTTCCAGCCGCGATGGCGCTTTTGGATTGCGTTTGCTAGCGGAAAAGGGTTTTACCACTTATGTGCTCGACCCGGCCGAAGCCGGCTCTGCAAGAATGCCCCACGAAGCGTTAAAGCTTTACGACGGTCACCAGATCATCAGGCGGCAGAATTTTACCATAACTATCAACGATATTTTATATTCAAAAGGAGTGTAG
- a CDS encoding response regulator, translating into MENTKILLLDDREENLVSLKAILNRADIEIYATTSPNEALRIVWENDIAVALVDVQMPGMDGFEFAETLLSNPKTKEILIVFVTAISKETTYAVRGLKTGAIDYLYKPLDPFITNAKVDSLIRLARSQKEIRDKNKLLENYATIIINSPDIIATLEADSGKIFSINPSVETILGISPSGLIGVSILDLLVDPINSSLRDVLVNKTYLGGHTMVIEDQFYGLLRQPVWLELRIMFKNRLLFVNLHDIEKRKAHERALINAQQQADKARKGKEAFLANMSHEIRTPLNGIIGLGNLLAATEMTPGQKELIDMLRQSSGSLLNILNDILDISKIDEGKFSVIPTSTDLRAIAKGIIDLMTFKAEEKKLRLQFQVDNSVPECVMVDGMRLNQILLNLVGNALKFTEKGEVRLKMDYLAKVSSGHKIRFMVEDTGIGMSGEQLANIFSEYGQASENTSHQYGGTGLGLTISQKLARLMGSELEVNSRLNDGSQFFFTMILNDANQKSKEARVSISFHNLPPFSGKKVLVAEDNPINALLLKKYLKAWQLETTVVVNGREAVETLRQQLFDLVIMDTRMPEMDGFQAAWVARNDLKITTPILSLSATVLPEEIQQAYEAGMNDTLSKPFEPEKLHQKISLLLQEPA; encoded by the coding sequence ATGGAAAATACCAAAATACTGCTGCTTGATGACCGGGAAGAAAACCTGGTCTCACTCAAAGCAATCCTGAACAGGGCTGATATTGAAATTTATGCAACAACTTCTCCAAACGAAGCTTTAAGGATTGTTTGGGAAAATGACATTGCGGTTGCATTGGTTGACGTGCAAATGCCGGGGATGGATGGTTTTGAATTTGCAGAAACACTACTCTCCAATCCGAAAACAAAGGAGATCCTGATCGTGTTCGTTACCGCAATCTCAAAAGAGACGACTTATGCAGTCCGCGGACTTAAAACTGGCGCGATAGACTACCTCTACAAACCGCTCGATCCATTCATTACCAATGCGAAAGTCGATTCGCTGATCAGGCTGGCCAGAAGTCAGAAAGAAATCAGGGATAAAAATAAGCTGCTTGAAAATTACGCTACGATCATCATCAATTCCCCCGACATCATTGCTACCCTTGAAGCGGATTCTGGGAAAATTTTCTCCATCAATCCGTCTGTTGAAACGATTCTTGGTATTTCGCCCAGTGGTCTTATAGGTGTATCGATACTCGATCTATTGGTAGATCCGATCAACTCATCTCTTCGGGATGTTTTGGTCAACAAAACCTACCTGGGGGGACATACTATGGTGATCGAGGATCAGTTTTACGGACTGTTGCGGCAACCTGTCTGGCTGGAACTACGGATTATGTTCAAAAACAGATTGTTGTTTGTCAACCTGCACGATATAGAAAAGCGTAAAGCCCACGAGAGGGCACTGATAAACGCACAGCAGCAGGCCGACAAAGCGCGGAAGGGAAAAGAGGCCTTTCTGGCTAATATGAGCCACGAAATACGGACACCGCTAAACGGTATTATTGGTCTGGGCAACCTCCTGGCTGCTACCGAAATGACCCCGGGTCAGAAGGAACTGATCGATATGCTGAGACAGTCGTCAGGCTCTCTGTTAAATATACTGAACGATATTCTGGACATCTCTAAAATTGATGAAGGAAAGTTCTCAGTTATTCCGACGTCAACAGACCTGCGAGCGATTGCAAAAGGGATCATTGACCTGATGACATTCAAAGCGGAGGAGAAAAAGCTTCGCCTGCAATTCCAGGTAGACAATTCGGTTCCTGAATGCGTGATGGTAGACGGAATGAGATTGAACCAGATCCTGCTTAATCTCGTAGGAAATGCACTTAAATTCACTGAGAAAGGAGAGGTGAGGCTCAAAATGGATTACCTGGCGAAAGTCAGCTCCGGGCACAAGATCAGGTTTATGGTGGAAGATACGGGCATCGGAATGTCAGGTGAGCAGTTGGCTAATATTTTCTCGGAATATGGACAGGCCTCCGAGAACACATCACATCAGTATGGCGGCACAGGACTTGGGCTGACGATCTCACAGAAACTGGCGCGTTTAATGGGCAGCGAACTGGAAGTGAACAGTCGGCTTAATGACGGCAGCCAGTTCTTCTTCACTATGATCCTGAATGACGCAAATCAAAAAAGTAAGGAAGCTAGGGTGTCGATCTCTTTTCATAACCTGCCTCCGTTTTCCGGAAAAAAAGTGCTTGTAGCGGAAGACAACCCGATCAATGCGCTATTATTAAAAAAATACCTGAAAGCGTGGCAGCTAGAAACAACCGTGGTAGTTAATGGGAGGGAAGCGGTGGAAACGCTCAGACAGCAGCTTTTTGACCTGGTGATTATGGACACCAGAATGCCGGAGATGGACGGTTTCCAGGCTGCGTGGGTCGCAAGGAATGATCTGAAAATTACAACGCCTATATTGTCACTGTCAGCAACCGTTCTGCCCGAGGAAATCCAGCAAGCGTACGAGGCAGGTATGAACGACACACTTTCGAAACCTTTCGAACCAGAAAAGCTGCATCAAAAGATTAGCCTGCTATTGCAGGAACCTGCTTGA